The sequence TGGACGACGCGCTGGAAAAGCGCGTCAGCACCGTCGGCCAGATTCACCCGCACGTCGAGGTTAAAATCGTTGATCCCAATACCGGCCAGATCGTGCCACGCGGCGAGAAGGGAGAACTCTGCACACGCGGCTATTCGATTATGCTGGGCTATTGGGATAACGAAGAGGCCACGCGCAAGGCCATAGATGCCGCGCGCTGGATGCACACGGGCGACCTTGCGACAATGGACGCGGATGGCTATGTGAACATCGTCGGGCGCATCAAAGATATGGTCATTCGCGGCGGCGAAAACGTCTATCCACGCGAGATCGAAGAGTTCCTCTATACGCACCCCAAGATCGCCGACGTGCAGGTCATTGGCGTCCCCGACGCCAAATATGGCGAAGAGGTGATGGCCTGGGTCAAGCTGAAGGAGGGCCAGACCGCCACCAGCGAAGAACTGGTTGCCTTCTGCAAAGGCCAGATCGCCAGCTTCAAGATTCCGCGCTACTGGAAGTTCGTGGACGCCTTCCCCATGACCGTCACCGGCAAGATTCAGAAGTTCATCATGCGCAACCAGTCCATCGAGGAACTCGGCCTGCGCGAAGCAGCCAACATCCAGACCGCCTGATACTCGCTCGGACCGTCAACCCGTTGCAGCGTCGCCCTGGCAACTCAAAGAGGAGCTTGCCGGGGCGGCGCTCTGTTCACTGCTTCTATCGGCTATGGCTTCAACACGCCGACTCCTCAACATCCTCCGGCTGTAGCGGGCGCGGCTGGAGCGTATAGATACTGGCGGCCACAGCGACAGCACTAACCGCAACAGCCACCCAGAACCCCCACGTCACGCTGTAGGCTGGCGGGAGGATGAGCGACCCTTCTTCCTCCTGAACCCCAAAGAATCCTTCAAGAGCCTGTATCTGAAGATAAAAGCTCAGTTCCACCAACAGCGCCAGGACCGAAAGCGCCAGCGTGATGCCCGCCGCCAGTCGCTGCGCGACGCGGCGCTGACCTGCGAGCCAGGCCGTCACCAGCAAAGCGAGCGCGCTCAGCGGGATCAACCAGAGCTGCGGGAACAGGTCCAGCGAGCCAGGAGGCGGGCCGATGCCACTTAGTCTGACGGCGGCGCTCCAGCCAATATGAGCAGCGGTGTGAAACATCCGATTGATAATCTTCGAGCGATCGGGCGCGGCATACCAGGGCAGCGAGAAGCAGACCAGCGCCGCCAGGCCCGCTCCTAATGCAATCTGGCCGGGCAGCCCCAGCTTGGCCCAGAAGCGGGCAAGCCCATGTGTTTTGCTCGCCACAGCAGGCGCGCCGCCTGGCGACAGAGGCGTCTGCGTCTCCGGCGGGTGAGCGGCAGAGCCGCCTGATTGGGAGCCGACCCGTTGAGGCAGATTATCAGGCATTGATGTACGTCCCTCCATGCTGACTAAATAAGGCCACATCCCATTGAATGCGAGTGGTAGTCACTTGCAGCGCCGCCTTCCAGACGGCTCCTCCATCTCAGCATACCGCCAAAGTCAAGCCGGCATGAAAGCAAGGTTCTAGCAAACATGAGGTGGTGGCAAGCGAGGCATGGTACTGGTAGCGCCGCCTTCCAGGCGGCCACCGCTGCGCCCTGGCGAGCGTTCGCCCCCAGGCCACCGGACCAGCAGGCCAGCGTTGAGCCGCCAGGATGGCGGCGCTACAAGTGGCAACCCCCGATAGGTGGTGGGACTTGAAAGCAAGGGCGTTTCTCTTGCGCCGCGAAGACCACCCCTTGTAAAGCGCAAGCGTATCTCCTCTCAGGAAGGGCAAACCCCCAGAAAGAAACGCTTCAGAAGCGGTACCAACGTAAGGAGACATGACCAGCATGGCAAAACAACAGACGGCAGTCAAAGGCCGGGTGCAGGTCGGCGACCAGGCTCCCGACTTCACCCTCGCAACACAATCAGGCGATCAAGTGAACCTGAAAGACTTCCTGGGAAAAAGCAACGTTGTCCTGTACTTCTATCCGGCGGATAACACCTCCATCTGCACCGCCGAAGCCTGCGCCTTCCGCGACAGCTACGAAGTCTTCAAGGATGCTGGCGCGGAAGTTATCGGCATCAGTTCTAACTCGGAGGCATCGCACCAGCAGTTTGCCGCGAAGCACCGGCTCCCCTTTATCCTGCTGAGCGATCCCCACGGCGTCATTCGCAAGCACTACGGCGTGCCTGCCAGGTTTGGGCTGATCCCAGGGCGCGTCACCTACATCATTGATAAGCAAGGTGTGGTGCGCCATCTGTTCACCGATCAGTTTCACGCGAAGACCCATGTGGCCGAAGCACTCAAGACCCTGGAAACCTTGCGCGGCGAGCAGGAGGCATAGCGCCCCAGCGCCATATGCTGATCGCTATCCAAATGGCACACCTTCTGCAAAGAGAAACGCTGTAGTGGTGGGTAGCCCTCACTATCCGTTCGCCTCTCAGCAAGGGGCAGGCGATAAGCAGCACACAGGAGGATGAGCCATGAGCGATGTTCCTATCCAGGTCATTGTGGCAGCCTTCCAACAGGAAGACGAAGCAGAAGAAGCCTTAAAGCGTCTCAAAGAGGCGAAGAAAGAACAGGTCATTGGCATCGAAAATGCCGCTGTCCTCCACCGCGATGAGGAGGGCAAGCTGCACATCAAAGAGGCAAAAGATATGCGCGGCGGCAAAGGCGCGGCTATCGGAGGCGTTGTCGGGGCCGTCGCCGGGCTGCTGGCGGGGCCGCTGGTTCTGGCAGCCGGGGCGGGCGCGCTCATCGGGGGGCTGGCCGCCAGGCTGCACGACTCCGGCTTTTCCGATGAGCGGCTCAAACAGCTCGGCCAGGCGCTGACCCCCGGCAGTTCAGCCCTGGTGGCGGTGATCGAACATACCTGGGTCAAAGACGTTGAGGAGATGCTGGCAGACTATGGGGCCAACGTAGTGACCGAATCAATCAAAGCAGACATTGCCGAGCAGCTAGAAGCTGGTCACGGTGTCGCCTACACCGCTGTTGGGGCCGACGAAGCCAGCATTGCCGGGCGCACAACATTTGATGATAAGCAGGAGGCCACTGACAAGGAAGCCAGGCCGATCCCCCCGGAGCAAGTGGATACGTCAGAGCAGGGCGAAGTGCACCCAGGCCAGATATAGTTCTGCCTGCGCGGCGTCCTGAACAGCAGAAGTGCTCACGAGAGACACCGACTCTCTCGTGAGCCTTCTCTGCTTCCATTTCCGTCACCTTCTTACAGATGAGGTACTATCGTCGTGAAACGCACGCTGCCGCTGGAGCAACCGTTTTTTCTGACAAAGCTCGCCATCCCGCAGACCAGCCCTTCCCTGCTGGTACAGACGGGGGCGCTGGATCGCTTGCGGCAGGCGTCCGGCTATCCGCTGACGCTGCTCAACGCGCCTGCGGGTTCCGGCAAGACGACGCTGCTCGCCATGTGGGCCGCCTGCGCCCGGCTTCCCGTAGCCTGGGTCTCGCTTGATGCAGACGATAACGACCCCGCCAGGTTCTGGACGTATCTGCTCATGGCGATTGAAACGTGCCTTCCTGGGAAGCTCGCCCCCGGATACCCCTGGCTCCAGAAACCCCATCCACACGTCGCCGAACAGGCGTTCACCCTTTGTATCAACGCGCTCAAGGCCACCACCGCGCCCCTCGCTCTGGCGCTGGACGATTACCATCTGCTCGCCAGCGACAACCAGGCCCTTCACGAGATGGTCGGCTTATTGCTTGAGCGTCTGCCCCCACAGGCGCATCTGGTGGTCTCCAGCCGCTCCGAGCCTCCGCTGCCGCTTCCAAGGCTGCGGGCGCGCGGGCTGCTGCTGGAACTGCGCGCCCCCGATCTGCGACTGACACGCTTAGAGGCTGGCGCGTTTCTTCAAGCGCGCCTGGGCCAGCCGCTCCCTGCCGAGAGGATCGAAACCCTCTACGCGCGCACAGAAGGCTGGGCCGCCGGTCTTCAGTTTGCGACGATCTCCATACAGCACCAGGGGGAAGCAGCTGTCGCCAGTTTCAGTGGCCGAGATCGCTATCTGGTGGATTACTTCACCGAGGAGGCGCTCAGGCGTCTTCCCGCTTCTCTGCAACTGTTCCTGCTCCAGACCTCAGTGCTGGAGCGTCTCTGCGCTCAGGCGTGCGATATGGTCTGTGGCATAACGGATAGCCAGGAACAGCTAGAAACGCTGGAACGCCGGAATCTCTTCATCGAGCCGCTCGACCATCAGCGCCAGTGGTATCGCTATCATCCGCTCTTCGCAGAAGTATTGCGGCTGCGTCTGGAACAGGCGCTTCCTGAGCGCATTGCCGAACTCCACGCGCGCGCCAGCCGCTGGTACGAAGCGCAGGGATCGCTCCACGAAGCGATTCGCCACGCCTTCACCGCCAGAGACGTTGAGCGCGCGGCCCGGCTGATCGAGTCTGCCGCCCCCGGCGCGCTGGGCAGCGGAGACTTTGCCCACCTGCGCGAGTGGCTGGGGCGCCTCCCTGATCCGCTGCTGCGAACGCGCCCGGCTTTATCCCTCGTCGCCGCAAGAGTCATGCTTCTCGGCGGCCAGTTGGATGCTTGCGAGCGCGCGCTGCTTCAGGCAGAGGCCGCCAGCCTGCGCAAGCTGCGGCCAGGCCAGACACTGCGCCAGAGGGCGCTGCAAGGGGGGATCGCGGCAGCGCGGGCCTCGCTCATGCTCGCGCGGGGGAATATCGTGGCGTGCATCCATGCCTCCACCCAGGCGCTAGAGACACCCGGGCTTGACGATGTAA comes from Ktedonobacterales bacterium and encodes:
- a CDS encoding peroxiredoxin: MAKQQTAVKGRVQVGDQAPDFTLATQSGDQVNLKDFLGKSNVVLYFYPADNTSICTAEACAFRDSYEVFKDAGAEVIGISSNSEASHQQFAAKHRLPFILLSDPHGVIRKHYGVPARFGLIPGRVTYIIDKQGVVRHLFTDQFHAKTHVAEALKTLETLRGEQEA
- a CDS encoding DUF1269 domain-containing protein, which produces MSDVPIQVIVAAFQQEDEAEEALKRLKEAKKEQVIGIENAAVLHRDEEGKLHIKEAKDMRGGKGAAIGGVVGAVAGLLAGPLVLAAGAGALIGGLAARLHDSGFSDERLKQLGQALTPGSSALVAVIEHTWVKDVEEMLADYGANVVTESIKADIAEQLEAGHGVAYTAVGADEASIAGRTTFDDKQEATDKEARPIPPEQVDTSEQGEVHPGQI
- a CDS encoding LuxR C-terminal-related transcriptional regulator, with translation MKRTLPLEQPFFLTKLAIPQTSPSLLVQTGALDRLRQASGYPLTLLNAPAGSGKTTLLAMWAACARLPVAWVSLDADDNDPARFWTYLLMAIETCLPGKLAPGYPWLQKPHPHVAEQAFTLCINALKATTAPLALALDDYHLLASDNQALHEMVGLLLERLPPQAHLVVSSRSEPPLPLPRLRARGLLLELRAPDLRLTRLEAGAFLQARLGQPLPAERIETLYARTEGWAAGLQFATISIQHQGEAAVASFSGRDRYLVDYFTEEALRRLPASLQLFLLQTSVLERLCAQACDMVCGITDSQEQLETLERRNLFIEPLDHQRQWYRYHPLFAEVLRLRLEQALPERIAELHARASRWYEAQGSLHEAIRHAFTARDVERAARLIESAAPGALGSGDFAHLREWLGRLPDPLLRTRPALSLVAARVMLLGGQLDACERALLQAEAASLRKLRPGQTLRQRALQGGIAAARASLMLARGNIVACIHASTQALETPGLDDVNRQNALLALGTAHVLNGAILPARQTLTEAIHLAEAQDAFYLKYGAIAALAQTALLHGRLQEALQLARKAARDIAGRGLASEGLEINIVLGALLYETNDLEGAISALEAGIAFSRSLRAPIPLLIGSCWLAMARAAQGAPEAGQELQACLEANNLEAGAWATRLVRSYQARLHVLQGNLEAASAWAREYEQMSLPEGYPRGLRDWEKLVSARVALATGKAHQALAALTRLRVDAEAGERMRYVLENLVLQAVGYEAFGETHTALTKLRRALRLAEREGFVRTIVDGGTTVRRLLGLLRSAQARRQHSAPSEQQRSYLEQLLAACDLEEREESQAQPKAIPLLAHRIQVNDAAVTPQLEPLSQRELEVLRLLAEGASNQEIAEHLVIALGTVKRHINTIFMKLGVQSRTQAIAVAHKRYLLLPTRIQMTPGSPFSSPA